The Cicer arietinum cultivar CDC Frontier isolate Library 1 chromosome 1, Cicar.CDCFrontier_v2.0, whole genome shotgun sequence genome contains the following window.
CGCACAATCAAGAATAACAgtagaaatttcaaaaagaacaCACATTCTAACAGATAGTAAACCCAACTAAGATTGTATCCTAGAACATATGAATCTATCTTAGCATGAAAAACAAACAACCAAATATGGAATTAGCTAAAAATAACAGGCCAAAAAACTAGCTAGTGACACATTGAATCCAAAAGAAGACATAAGGAATATCTTACATGCCAATATTTGGAAACACAGCGGTCAATGCAACTATTTTCACCCATATTTAGCTCTGACTCCTTGTACCTGAGAAAATAAAGTGACAAACACATTATTATATCATTCATAATCATACCAGATAACTCTATTGAATGAATAAGCAAGTAAGAAACTAATCTCCAATTTCATTGGAGGACCTTCAAAAGGAATCAACATGATGCTTTCTCAAACAGTTAATGCAACTGAAAAAGAGCGTTTTCTTACCTATTGTCAACACATTTATTGAAACATGCCTGGGTCATCCTGAatgataaaaaacaaaaaaggataAGCTAAATGAATTATTTTGCCACCAACAAATCTTCATTatacttgtaaaaaaaaaaatcacacagCAAACATATAACAAGATAAACATCCTAGTTAATACCAATAGCAAGAGAACGTGACAATTGCAAAAAAATTTAGGTCCTgtttgaattgatttatttgagtTTACCTATTGATAAAACCACTTGAGACTGTAATTGGGAGAGCTTACTTGACATGTCAATTAGCTGTTTTTaggatagcttatgaaaatactacatatttatatgaaatagcTTATAAACAAGGCCTTACACATTAATTAAGCTGATACTTATCCAAACAACACCTTATACATATATTGAATTGtataaaaaaacctaattgagaaaaaaactaaaaaggtCAAGGTATGAAGATAAATTGAAGCAAACCTACTTGTTGAACAATTCGACCCTATATTCCATCTCTTTTTCAGCCATTCCAAATATCTGCTCCATtaccaaataaattaatatcaaacacataaaaaaaaaaaaatcaaataataatacccaaaaataaaaaatcaaacttggAATTGCAAAGGGGATCAATTTTTCAAGCAAGGCATTAAGAGAgacaaaaatcaaatcaaatccaagaaagagaaaagaataCCTGCCTGATCTTTATCGAGGCCAGAAGGGGGAATTCCATTTGAAGCCATTGTAACCTAAAAGAATTCAGATGATGGAAACAATCGAATTATAAAGGAGACAATGAAATTTTTGGAAATTGAAAAGTGGTGAAAGGATTATAAAGCATGCAACTCACAATTGTTGGTGTG
Protein-coding sequences here:
- the LOC101498438 gene encoding mitochondrial import inner membrane translocase subunit TIM10 isoform X1 — its product is MASNGIPPSGLDKDQIFGMAEKEMEYRVELFNKMTQACFNKCVDNRYKESELNMGENSCIDRCVSKYWHVTNLIGQLLGTGKPPM
- the LOC101498438 gene encoding mitochondrial import inner membrane translocase subunit TIM10 isoform X2; translation: MEFPLLASIKIRQIFGMAEKEMEYRVELFNKMTQACFNKCVDNRYKESELNMGENSCIDRCVSKYWHVTNLIGQLLGTGKPPM